GCTCTATATCAATAATTCAAACGCATTCGTGCTACTAATCCCTGGTACTTGAGCATGCCGCATCAAATGCTAGGTGCAACACCAACGCAGGTAGATCGTTCGCTGCGCCAGGCAGGCGCTTACTTCAACGGAGGGCCAACTGGGGCGGTGCTAATAGCTTCGGCGGGCGTTTCTGGTTCTTTCCCAGCCGGCAACACTTCGCCGCTGAGATCATAGATTTGCTGAATATCACGCAAGATATGTTCGAAATCGAGGTGCAGGTCCTTAAGTAGACCCGTCTGTAGGTCGAACACCCAGCCGTGTACCACCGGAAACTGGTTGAGCAGGTACTGCTGCTGTACCACAGCTGATTTGATCACGTTGATGCATTGCTCCTGCACGTTGAGCTCCACTAAGCGGTTGTAGCGAGCGGCCGTGTCGGCGATGGCATCTAGCTCGAGGTGGTGCAGGCGGTACACATCGCGAATATTGCGCAGCCACGGATTCAGAATGCCTAGGTCTTTGGCCTGCATGGCCGCCTTCACACCCCCGCAGCCGTAGTGCCCGCACACCACAATGTGCTTGACGCGCAGGTGGCGCACCGCATATTCCAGCACAGACAGGGCGTTCAAGTCATTGTTCACCACTAGGTTGGCAATGTTGCGGTGCACAAATACCTCACCGGGCGTGACGCCCATCAGGTCCTCGGCCGTTACGCGGCTGTCGCTACAGCCGATGTAGAGGTAATCGGGTGCTTGGTCGGCGGCTAGTTGAGTTAAAAAATCGGGCACAGTGGCCGACTTCTCAGCGACCCAGCGCTGGTTATTCTCAAAGATTTGCTGGTACGTAATCATAAGAAGCGAAGGAGGCTGCTGAAAAGGGAAAAAGTAATAATGCATCGTAGCCGGAAGGCTACCGGACAAGTTTACGCAATAACTGGGGTGGTACAAGCGCGAAAACAGAAAACTCCTGCCAAGGATTATCAGCTCATAGCGTCAGCTTCGCAGGTGCTATTCGACCGCGAAGCTGAAGCCTAGGTCGCCGGTATGACCTTTCTTATGGGCATCATTCGCTGGCTTTACCGCTGCTATTCGCCTGTCTAGGCTGCTTCTAGCAGTTGTATTATGAGTTACGAAAAGAATACTCGTTGCTACAGAAATATCCATTTGATTAAGAGTATTTTGCCGCCCAGTCTCTGCTGCTACTAGTTCCTTTATGGTATAGTCACGCTAGTGGTGTAACGACCCTTTTTATTGCCGGATAAATACTGTTAGGACCTAGACGGGGTCCGCGGCATTCGTTTTTTAACTCACTCACCTAATCAAAGCTGTTCCATGAAATTCATAACCGTGCTGGTGGTTTCTGTTGTGCTAATGGCTTTGCTCAGCTTGGCTCCACGCAAAGCGTACGTTCCGCAGATAGGCTTGGTGGCCCCACTTGAGCAGGACAGTCTGTTATACGCCGCTGGTTTTCGGATGCTAGGCGAAACTGTAAGCCGTATGGTTTCGCCGTCGCTATCGGAGCAGCAGTTCGAGCAAAATCTTGCCCGGATAAAGAAGGCGAAGTGCAAAGTATACCTCTGCAATATTCTCTTCACCGGTAAAATAAAAATTGCCGGACCTGCTGTGGATGAGGCCAGAGTAGTCGCCTACGTCGATAGTGTGCTTGCGAGGGCTCAACAGGCTAGCATCCCCTTTATCGTTTTAGGCAGCGGTGGTGCTCGCCGGATTCCAGAAGGCTATGATGCGCAGAAGGCGCAAGCCGATTTTGTGGTCTTGTGCCGCAAGTTGGCTGTTGCTGCCCAGAAGCACGGCGTCATGATTGCCATCGAAAACCTCAATGCCTCTGAGACGAACTTTCTAAACACGGTAAAATCAGCAGCGGCCGTGGTACGCGCTGTCAACCATCCCAATTTTAAACTAAACGCAGATATCTTTCATATGCTGCGCGAGGGCGAGTCGCCACAGAGCATTGTTGAGGCCAAGGACATCCTGGTTCACTGTGAAATTGCAGAGAAACAGAGCCGCTCTTTCCCCGGGGTGCAAGGAGAGGACTTTAAGCCGTACTTGAGAGCCTTGCGGAAGGCGAACTACAAAGGCAATATTTTTATCGAGGGTAACACTAGCAATCCGAGCACTGATATACCCACTTCCTTTGCTTACCTGACGAAGCAGATACAAGAAGTGTATGCCGAGAAATAGGTAGCTCATTGGTAGCGGGTTCAGGCAGATACACACGTAGGCCAAGCTGCTTTTACACACAGTAAGTTACCTAGCTAACCTTATAAGGTCTCATTGCTCGGAGTACTCACGTGAGGCGTTCTGGGCGAGCCACTCCGGGCGCAGTACCGCCATTACGAGTTTATCATGAAACGCATCTTGGCGGTAGCAGGCCTGCCGCAAGCGTCCTTCTAACTGAAAGCCGGCGCGCGCATAAGCCTTAAGGCCGCCCTGGTTGGGCTCAGATACGGTCAGCATAATACGATTGAGACCTAGCTCCTGAAAGCCTCGGGTGAGGACTTGGCGGGTAACCTCGGTGCCAATGCCTTGGCCCCAATAGTGCTTCTCCCCCAGCAAGATGAAGTACTCGCCCGACTGATTGCGCGTGGATATACCGCTGATTCCGGCGTAGCCAATCAGCTCCTGAGTAGCACCTAGGTACACCCCCAAATTTAAACTTTTAGTGTCTTGTAGGGTGGCCGCTAGCCACTGCTCTACCAGTGGTAGGGTAGTGAGTTCTTGGAAGAGAGACAAGGAGTAGCGAATAACTTCTGGATCACGCAGCCAACGGTAAAAAACAGGTGCCTGACTAGAGTGTAACGGGAGCAGCTGGATCATGAAAAAGATAAAGCAAGAGCGTGGCAACGTACGCAGGGAATTCTGGGAGCCCCTTCTTGCCTGCCCCAATGACACGCCGAGCCCGAGCGCTACCAAAAGCACACGTACTTACGTCACCTAATAACAGTCCTTCGGGCCTGATTACCTACCAAGCGCTTAAAGAGCTAGCCGATACCTTGCCGCAACCGCCATTTCTGCGCATACACAAGTCTTATATCGTCTCGCTTGATAAAATTCAGATGGTGGATGGCAACACACTCTACATTGCGGACAAGCAAGTCTCCATCCAGTGAGACCTACCGTGAACAGCTGTATCGCCTGATTCGGGAAAGATAAGTGGGTAGCTAATGCTGAATCAGATGGATGATCAAGCTAGGTTGTCTGATAAGGCCGATTTAGTCCGGCTTCAGCGGAGTCACCACCGTGCCTTGCGCCTGGGTGGCTTTCACAGGGGCACCATTGAGGGTGACTTTGTTGAATTTTACGTCGGGGTACTTGTTCGGAAAGTCGGCCGTTTCTGCCGTGGCTTCCACGTTTTTAAAGGTGATGTTCGACACTTTGTCGGTCGGGTTGCCATTCAACACAGCAAATTGCTTGCACTTCACCTTCACATTGGAAATGGTGATGTTACGGATCGTGCCAAAGGGTTTTTCCGTGCTGCCCGCCATGTTGAAGAACTGCGTCCAGGGCGAAAGCGTGACAATCGTGCCACAGCGCCCAGTTATATTCTCAACCGTAATGTTCTCGTAGAGTTGATACGTATCAGGACGCATCTTGAAGAGCAGCAGCGGCCGGTCATTATCTACCTTGCAGTTGCGCACCGTGATGCGGTTGGCATGAATACATTCGCTGCCGCAGGTCACGGCCGCGTGCACCTCTCCAAAGGTGCAGTTCTCCACCAGCACGTCTTCGATTGGCCCATTTTCCGGGAGCTGCTGGGCGTTAGGGCCTTTGCCACCCTTCATAACGATACCATCGTCGTTGACGGAGATGTAGCAATTGCGAATGGTGACTTTCTTACACACGTCGATATCTACGGCGTCGGTACTAGGGGCCTTCACCGGACGGAAAGGTGACCGGATATCACACCCATCGATAAGCACGTTATTGCACTGATATAAATGCGTGGTCCAGAAGCCGGAGTTGTGCAGCTTCACCTTCTCGATAGTCACGTTGTTAGAGCCCCAGATAAAGAGCAATCGGGGCCGATGCACCTCTAGGTTAGTGGACGATTTGCCGACTTTCTGCATAGAATCGCGGTGCGCCCAAAAGTTTTTCCAGAACCGCAGTCCATTGCCATCGATGGTGCCGGGCCCCGTGACCCGAAAGCCATTCACCTTATAGGCATTTACGAGGGCCGCATAATAATCCAAACTTTGGCCCTCCATCCGCGACGGAATCAGGGGGTAGTGCGCAATATTATCAGAGCCTTTGAGCTTGGCACCTTCCTGCAACCGCAGTTGGGTATTGGGCTTAAAAAACAGGGCGCCACTCAGAAATACTCCCTTCGGAATCACCACCGTGCCGCCGCCATCGGCGTTGGCTTTGTCGATGGTGCGCTGAATGGCTTCAGTACTAAGCTGGGTACTATCGGTGCCTGCGCCGAATTGGGTGATGATGTAGTCTTTGGGTGCGGCTTCTTTCGTAGAGAGAGTTTCCGGCGTGAAAGGCAGGGAGAGAGCAGTTAGCGCAATAGGGAGCAGCGCAAGAAGAACTTTCATAGGGTAGTAAAAGGATGCCTAGCACAAAGAAGCAGCGCCACCGCGGGAGTACTGTTCTGTAGTTACCTGATGCTGCGCTGAATCGCCTGCAGTCTCAAAACTTAGATCAGCACGTTGAGTGCCGTTGAAGTATAAGCGGATGCTATTAGCAAGCCTTCTATAAGTTAGGTAGCATTATAGGGATAGGAACAACGCACCCGTTTTGCCTTGCTTTAGCAGCAGTGAATCTAACCCGTGGTACCAACTTTCGCTTGGCTGCGGAAGCTTAAACTTTTTAGGCGGACAAGAAAGTTGTAACAGCACCTGAATACGTCAAGGTGAGCTCGTGCATGGCCCGCGTGCAGGCCACATAGAGCATACTTTTATCGACCTCCGTTTTGTAGTTGTGGGCGGACGCAAACGGCACAATGACCGCATCAAACTCCAGTCCCTTCGCCACGTGGGCGGTGGTGATAATGATTCCTTCTTGAAAGGACCTAGATTCCGAGGTGAGCAGATGAACATTGGGCGCTTGTAGCACTTCGTAGGCTCGCGCGGCTTGCCGCTGAGTTTTGCAGATGATGCCCAGCGAGTTATTCCCGGAGCGTTGGAAGGCTGTGATCAGCTCCTTAATTGCCTCTAGCTCCTCATTCTGGCTATTGTAATGTGCTACGATGGGCTCTGGGCCGTGCCTTTCCAGCGGAATGAGGTCGGGGTTTGGGGTGATCCGCTGCGCGAAAGCTGTAATCTCGACGGTAGAGCGGTAGCTGCGGTAAAGCTTGACCACATCAGCCTGCGGGAAGACGCGTTCGATCGTTTCGGCGGAGGAAGCGCTGTACGGGTTCACCGTCTGGCTTACGTCGCCTAGGATGGTTTTTCGGCACAGAAACAAGCGGGACAAGACCGCATATTGAACCGGCGTGTAATCCTGCATTTCATCCACCAACAAGTGCTTTACCTGATCGTAGGTGGTGATGCCTTCTAGGCGTAGACGCAAGTAAATCAGGGCAAATACATCCGCGTATTCCATCGTCATGGGGTGGTCGATCCTGAATAGCTCGGGTCGGCCAATCCAACGATAAAAGTCCCGGTAGAGGTCCAGCACCTGATGGAACTTGAACATGCGGGGAATAGCCTCTCCAATCGTTGCTTTCTCCTGCCCGGTAAGCTTGCGGCCAGCCGCGCCCCGCACATGAGCCCGGATATCTTCTGCCACCAGTGCAAACCGCTTTAGAATCGGCACCCGGTGATACGCCTTGAACCTCTCTAAAACCAACGAGCGGGGAACAACGGTTTTGCCGACCTTAATTTCACTAACCGTGAAGTAGTTGTTCTCTATATGAATAAGGTATTGATTCAGCTTGCTGAGAAAGTCGAACGATGACTTGAACCGGATACGCTCA
This Hymenobacter sp. GOD-10R DNA region includes the following protein-coding sequences:
- a CDS encoding carbonic anhydrase, producing MITYQQIFENNQRWVAEKSATVPDFLTQLAADQAPDYLYIGCSDSRVTAEDLMGVTPGEVFVHRNIANLVVNNDLNALSVLEYAVRHLRVKHIVVCGHYGCGGVKAAMQAKDLGILNPWLRNIRDVYRLHHLELDAIADTAARYNRLVELNVQEQCINVIKSAVVQQQYLLNQFPVVHGWVFDLQTGLLKDLHLDFEHILRDIQQIYDLSGEVLPAGKEPETPAEAISTAPVGPPLK
- a CDS encoding sugar phosphate isomerase/epimerase family protein — translated: MKFITVLVVSVVLMALLSLAPRKAYVPQIGLVAPLEQDSLLYAAGFRMLGETVSRMVSPSLSEQQFEQNLARIKKAKCKVYLCNILFTGKIKIAGPAVDEARVVAYVDSVLARAQQASIPFIVLGSGGARRIPEGYDAQKAQADFVVLCRKLAVAAQKHGVMIAIENLNASETNFLNTVKSAAAVVRAVNHPNFKLNADIFHMLREGESPQSIVEAKDILVHCEIAEKQSRSFPGVQGEDFKPYLRALRKANYKGNIFIEGNTSNPSTDIPTSFAYLTKQIQEVYAEK
- a CDS encoding GNAT family protein, with the protein product MIQLLPLHSSQAPVFYRWLRDPEVIRYSLSLFQELTTLPLVEQWLAATLQDTKSLNLGVYLGATQELIGYAGISGISTRNQSGEYFILLGEKHYWGQGIGTEVTRQVLTRGFQELGLNRIMLTVSEPNQGGLKAYARAGFQLEGRLRQACYRQDAFHDKLVMAVLRPEWLAQNASREYSEQ
- a CDS encoding LytTR family DNA-binding domain-containing protein, whose translation is MTRRARALPKAHVLTSPNNSPSGLITYQALKELADTLPQPPFLRIHKSYIVSLDKIQMVDGNTLYIADKQVSIQ
- a CDS encoding glycoside hydrolase family 28 protein, with product MKVLLALLPIALTALSLPFTPETLSTKEAAPKDYIITQFGAGTDSTQLSTEAIQRTIDKANADGGGTVVIPKGVFLSGALFFKPNTQLRLQEGAKLKGSDNIAHYPLIPSRMEGQSLDYYAALVNAYKVNGFRVTGPGTIDGNGLRFWKNFWAHRDSMQKVGKSSTNLEVHRPRLLFIWGSNNVTIEKVKLHNSGFWTTHLYQCNNVLIDGCDIRSPFRPVKAPSTDAVDIDVCKKVTIRNCYISVNDDGIVMKGGKGPNAQQLPENGPIEDVLVENCTFGEVHAAVTCGSECIHANRITVRNCKVDNDRPLLLFKMRPDTYQLYENITVENITGRCGTIVTLSPWTQFFNMAGSTEKPFGTIRNITISNVKVKCKQFAVLNGNPTDKVSNITFKNVEATAETADFPNKYPDVKFNKVTLNGAPVKATQAQGTVVTPLKPD
- a CDS encoding HelD family protein, yielding MNATESEEREYLEEIKEKLELAIRRVDDAVKQFSDELRQKKQYIHEHQSGMDDADMVAAGQSINRMAFTGEAAVSRKRKLIKLGQSPYFGRIDFVTSGKVKSPVYIGVHSFLDERQRLNLIYDWRAPIASMFYDFELGEASYTTPSGTIQGTIELKRQYKIRDGRMEFMIENGVNIHDDVLQRELAKSSDDKMKNIVATIQRDQNAVIRNETAPVMVIQGVAGSGKTSIALHRIAFLLYRYRESIAAKDILIISPNKVFADYISNVLPELGEEHIPEMGMEELAADLLDNRYTFQTFSDQVSALLEKHDLAFIERIRFKSSFDFLSKLNQYLIHIENNYFTVSEIKVGKTVVPRSLVLERFKAYHRVPILKRFALVAEDIRAHVRGAAGRKLTGQEKATIGEAIPRMFKFHQVLDLYRDFYRWIGRPELFRIDHPMTMEYADVFALIYLRLRLEGITTYDQVKHLLVDEMQDYTPVQYAVLSRLFLCRKTILGDVSQTVNPYSASSAETIERVFPQADVVKLYRSYRSTVEITAFAQRITPNPDLIPLERHGPEPIVAHYNSQNEELEAIKELITAFQRSGNNSLGIICKTQRQAARAYEVLQAPNVHLLTSESRSFQEGIIITTAHVAKGLEFDAVIVPFASAHNYKTEVDKSMLYVACTRAMHELTLTYSGAVTTFLSA